A single region of the Malaclemys terrapin pileata isolate rMalTer1 chromosome 4, rMalTer1.hap1, whole genome shotgun sequence genome encodes:
- the LOC128835624 gene encoding transmembrane protein 217-like gives MMIILCPVGFCGMTPKAGATVAAVYMILVTNIYLIFEVGHLERTMTDMAQIKPFNLTKVGKMLTYCYYTAITLAVMTYPVCVFLIYSVQKRLYMGMFAYVAWITFYDPANCLIVALAYPVSKEAWFSLSPLEWFGLATRSPMDCFWLSFVVTYALMVIESKGQEWLSLRMRRSSRIVSEPPRFRLGSTARKGVRGGIGAVRWAPFSRVFYRWR, from the coding sequence ATGATGATCATCTTGTGCCCAGTGGGGTTCTGTGGCATGACCCCCAAGGCCGGGGCCACTGTAGCTGCTGTCTACATGATCCTAGTGACCAACATCTACCTGATCTTTGAGGTTGGCCACTTGGAACGAACAATGACGGACATGGCACAAATCAAGCCCTTCAACTTAACCAAAGTGGGGAAGATGCTAACGTATTGCTACTATACAGCCATCACGCTGGCTGTCATGACCTACCCGGTGTGCGTCTTCCTCATCTACTCAGTCCAGAAGCGGCTCTACATGGGCATGTTCGCCTATGTCGCATGGATCACCTTCTATGACCCGGCTAACTGCCTCATCGTGGCCCTGGCTTACCCGGTCTCCAAAGAAGCCTGGTTTTCCctcagccccctggagtggtttgGGCTGGCCACCAGGAGCCCCATGGATTGTTTCTGGCTCTCCTTTGTTGTCACGTATGCCCTGATGGTAATTGAAAGCAAAGGGCAAGAATGGCTGTCGCTCAGGATGAGGCGGAGCTCTAGGATCGTGTCAGAACCGCCCAGGTTTAGGTTGGGCTCCACTGCTAGGAAAGGCGTGAGGGGAGGTATTGGAGCAGTACGTTGGGCCCCATTTTCACGTGTTTTCTACCGATGGAGATGA